One window from the genome of Pantoea cypripedii encodes:
- a CDS encoding helix-turn-helix transcriptional regulator — MADIEMITEKEAMQKIQVTSRTTMRNYVNHYAFPKPVTNRPKKYLLAEVEKWILNGGVNQR; from the coding sequence ATGGCTGATATCGAGATGATCACAGAGAAAGAAGCGATGCAAAAAATTCAGGTAACTTCCAGAACCACGATGCGCAATTATGTTAACCATTATGCATTCCCTAAGCCAGTAACGAATCGTCCAAAAAAATACCTACTGGCTGAGGTAGAAAAATGGATTTTGAATGGAGGCGTCAATCAGAGATAA
- a CDS encoding helix-turn-helix domain-containing protein has product MTISSRLKERRLALGLTQHQLAQLAGVRQQTIHRIESGTSVRPRNLLEIADALNCTPKWLLMGDATPNSSGQNNAAQ; this is encoded by the coding sequence ATGACAATTTCATCACGACTGAAAGAGCGCAGGCTTGCGCTTGGTCTTACACAGCATCAGTTGGCCCAACTGGCTGGAGTAAGACAGCAAACTATCCACCGCATCGAATCGGGTACATCAGTGAGACCCAGGAACTTACTTGAGATTGCTGATGCCCTGAATTGCACTCCGAAATGGCTTCTTATGGGAGATGCTACGCCAAACTCCTCCGGACAGAATAATGCAGCCCAGTAA
- a CDS encoding LexA family protein, whose product MKLSDRVKSRRLELGLTQTELAELAGTTQQGIVSIESGRTKRPRYILELAKALQTDVAWLQDGSAFQTLEQVSTRKIPLISYVQAGALSHQSPIEAFDGSFEYVMTDMDWSEYTFALRIEGDSMEPDFKAGDIVVIDPEIEPAPGEFVVASNGDHEATFKKYRPIGIGMYGVDSFELIPLNSDYPCLKSTEIPLKILGTMVEHRIYRRKR is encoded by the coding sequence ATGAAATTGTCTGATCGAGTGAAAAGCAGGCGTTTGGAATTGGGTCTGACACAAACTGAACTTGCAGAGCTGGCAGGAACTACCCAGCAAGGTATTGTTTCCATTGAAAGTGGCAGAACAAAACGACCGCGTTACATCCTTGAGCTTGCCAAGGCGCTGCAAACCGATGTTGCCTGGCTTCAGGATGGAAGTGCATTTCAAACTCTGGAGCAGGTGAGCACAAGGAAGATTCCGTTGATAAGTTATGTACAGGCAGGCGCATTATCTCATCAAAGCCCTATAGAGGCTTTTGATGGTAGCTTCGAATACGTTATGACCGATATGGACTGGTCAGAATACACATTTGCCTTGAGAATTGAGGGCGACTCAATGGAGCCTGATTTCAAAGCTGGAGACATTGTTGTTATTGACCCGGAGATCGAGCCAGCACCTGGCGAGTTCGTAGTTGCCTCAAATGGAGATCATGAAGCAACTTTCAAAAAATATCGCCCTATAGGCATTGGTATGTATGGGGTTGATTCATTTGAACTAATACCACTTAACAGCGATTACCCATGCTTGAAATCAACAGAAATCCCCTTGAAGATTTTAGGCACTATGGTTGAACACAGGATTTATCGCAGAAAAAGATGA
- a CDS encoding ATP-binding protein has product MSHITNGRSSQILALRTDINTLQDELGFAKGTVPAMDRCFDKRESLTGTCQKHGEFEQLRIWTEYGGRVAEKFSRCPHCIAAELDAAKTSLRELQVNGLMEKANIPDRFAGCSFDNYEAVNKSACHNLGILRDYADAWQQMFKAGTSLILSGKPGTGKNHLAVALAKSVIEQHQASVLLTSVMRIIRAVRRTWEKGSEYSEEDVIELYTGMDLLIIDEVGIQYGSESEMIILFDIMNTRYERMLPTVLISNLAPGEISQVIGDRLTDRMVEGGGATLVFDWNSYRSTKGAQAV; this is encoded by the coding sequence ATGAGCCATATCACTAACGGTCGCAGCAGCCAGATTCTGGCGCTCAGAACTGACATTAATACCTTGCAGGACGAACTGGGATTCGCAAAAGGCACCGTTCCTGCTATGGACCGTTGCTTTGACAAGCGCGAATCCCTGACCGGAACCTGTCAGAAACATGGTGAATTTGAACAGCTGCGCATCTGGACTGAATACGGCGGACGCGTTGCAGAAAAATTCTCTCGCTGCCCACATTGCATCGCCGCGGAACTGGATGCTGCTAAAACCAGTCTTCGCGAACTGCAGGTGAATGGTCTGATGGAAAAAGCCAACATTCCGGACCGCTTTGCCGGCTGCAGCTTCGATAACTACGAAGCCGTAAACAAGTCGGCCTGCCATAACCTGGGCATTCTTCGTGATTATGCTGACGCCTGGCAACAGATGTTCAAAGCAGGCACCAGTCTGATCCTGAGCGGCAAGCCTGGCACCGGCAAAAACCATCTGGCGGTGGCACTGGCAAAAAGTGTTATCGAGCAGCATCAGGCATCCGTGCTGCTGACCTCAGTGATGCGCATCATCCGCGCCGTTCGCCGCACATGGGAAAAGGGCAGTGAGTACAGCGAAGAGGATGTGATTGAGCTTTACACCGGAATGGACCTACTGATTATCGATGAGGTAGGGATCCAGTACGGTTCTGAGTCGGAAATGATCATCCTGTTCGACATCATGAATACACGCTATGAGCGGATGCTGCCAACGGTGCTTATCAGCAATCTGGCACCAGGTGAAATCTCACAGGTCATTGGTGACCGTCTTACCGATCGCATGGTGGAAGGTGGCGGTGCAACGCTGGTTTTTGACTGGAACAGCTATCGCAGCACCAAAGGAGCGCAGGCTGTATGA
- a CDS encoding LexA family transcriptional regulator has protein sequence MQPLTDKQKAVLKFIRVYIRENGMAPTMLEIASGMGWSSPNSAQLHVNALRRKGCLTVRRGANRGLVLTEIATIEIPDVNDGKYWFEGVFQHLKYERDVYKAVEIAGLRGDKKSWGEVEKNG, from the coding sequence ATGCAGCCGTTGACCGATAAACAAAAAGCTGTGCTTAAATTTATCCGGGTTTACATCCGTGAAAATGGAATGGCACCAACAATGCTGGAGATTGCATCAGGTATGGGCTGGAGTTCCCCGAACTCCGCTCAGTTACATGTTAACGCCCTGCGACGCAAAGGGTGTCTTACGGTGCGGCGTGGCGCAAATCGTGGACTGGTATTGACCGAGATCGCAACTATAGAAATCCCTGATGTGAACGACGGGAAATATTGGTTTGAAGGTGTGTTCCAGCACCTGAAGTATGAGCGAGACGTGTACAAGGCGGTAGAGATTGCTGGATTAAGAGGCGATAAAAAATCATGGGGGGAGGTAGAGAAAAATGGCTGA
- a CDS encoding replicative DNA helicase translates to MSNALWRDQDIEAAVIGAMFLRGADPEVMEVIASLPESAFNFYQHREIYRAIISQAKGKGVIDPILIGEELPQHQELITQTARTAWAKSSLKSYSRQLLRNAVLRDAQAALGNAISRLEAAPNSEIGMAVLEEVKTAVSAIQTESGTIRPVAIDELLPAIINRIDERMDADSAGRSVMTGIEELDAVTGGFDQTDLILLAARPSMGKTELILDITENLTASGAGVLFFSMEMSDIQIAERHVAAAGGLSASRLKSPDKLEDEDWARISNGIGRMTGRKIWIVDANDLTVSQIQQITNQHIQQHPETALVAIDYLRLIKLQSASRHDLAVGDVSKGLKSLAKANRRPVVALSQLSRSVESRMNKRPVNADLKDSGEIEADADIIMMLYRDEVYNPESPAAGIAEINITKNRNGPLGTVFRRFFNGHFHYIDQAEAKRLSTEREEPGAGHKRYFKRGAA, encoded by the coding sequence ATGAGTAATGCTCTCTGGCGAGACCAGGATATCGAAGCGGCAGTGATCGGGGCAATGTTCCTTCGTGGCGCTGATCCGGAAGTTATGGAAGTGATCGCCTCACTGCCAGAATCAGCATTCAATTTTTATCAGCACAGGGAGATTTACCGGGCCATTATCAGCCAGGCCAAAGGGAAGGGGGTTATCGATCCGATTCTGATTGGCGAGGAGTTACCGCAACACCAGGAGCTGATAACGCAGACTGCCCGCACAGCCTGGGCGAAGTCATCACTTAAATCATATTCCCGGCAGCTGCTGCGCAATGCTGTCCTGCGTGATGCACAGGCAGCGCTGGGAAACGCTATCAGCCGTCTTGAGGCGGCCCCAAACAGCGAAATTGGCATGGCAGTGCTCGAAGAGGTTAAAACCGCTGTAAGCGCCATACAGACAGAATCCGGGACTATCAGGCCGGTAGCCATTGATGAACTTCTCCCGGCAATCATCAACCGGATTGATGAACGTATGGATGCCGATAGCGCTGGCCGTTCGGTAATGACCGGCATTGAGGAACTGGATGCTGTGACAGGCGGATTCGATCAGACTGACCTGATTCTCCTGGCTGCGCGGCCCTCGATGGGGAAAACCGAGCTGATACTGGACATCACCGAAAATTTGACCGCCAGCGGTGCTGGAGTACTTTTTTTCAGTATGGAGATGAGCGACATCCAGATTGCAGAGCGCCATGTGGCCGCAGCTGGTGGCCTGTCTGCCTCCCGCCTTAAATCACCCGATAAACTGGAAGATGAGGATTGGGCGCGCATTTCCAACGGCATCGGGCGTATGACCGGCCGCAAAATATGGATTGTTGATGCGAATGACCTGACTGTTTCACAGATTCAGCAGATCACAAACCAGCATATCCAGCAGCATCCGGAAACTGCGCTGGTGGCCATCGATTATCTTCGTCTGATTAAGCTGCAAAGCGCCAGCCGTCACGATCTGGCCGTGGGCGACGTATCCAAAGGGCTTAAATCACTGGCCAAAGCCAATCGCCGCCCTGTGGTTGCTCTTAGCCAGTTGTCTCGCAGCGTTGAAAGCAGGATGAATAAGCGCCCGGTTAATGCCGACCTGAAAGACTCAGGAGAGATTGAGGCAGATGCTGACATCATCATGATGCTTTACCGCGATGAGGTTTATAACCCCGAATCACCCGCAGCTGGTATTGCTGAGATCAACATTACGAAAAACCGTAATGGCCCGCTGGGAACAGTATTTCGCCGTTTCTTTAACGGACATTTCCATTATATCGATCAGGCAGAAGCCAAACGTTTAAGCACTGAAAGAGAAGAACCGGGTGCAGGGCACAAACGTTATTTTAAAAGAGGCGCGGCATGA
- a CDS encoding tyrosine-type recombinase/integrase, which yields MAISDTKLRGLHGKPYSGPSEITDADGLGIRITPKGVVSFQYRYRINGGQHRLGIGRYPGVSLRDARIKVGEYKKLLSLGVDPKHHEFTKQTRPTVHDCIKYWYENYVQLSLKESTAEVYERIVLNEMEGVFEGIPIEHIQVSKWVNFFTEQEKLNPLKARKLLVHLRGAVAWCTRRQFIEDSSLLRLNPKEFGKNPKVGDTVLTYRQLAKIWVENEKTTATTSTKRLVKALILYGARNTELRESEKGEYDFEEKIWTLPAGRSKTDKIIRRPIFKHIQPLLEDAIESGDGVLFHGAYDKTVPLSIGSSTRYIRLLRDLVGFGEFTGHDFRRTMATRLAEEGIAPHVIEKMLGHDLGGVLAVYNKHDWLAEQREAYELYAERIFEHIKLISD from the coding sequence ATGGCGATTAGCGACACCAAATTACGAGGTTTGCACGGCAAGCCTTATAGCGGGCCATCTGAGATTACTGATGCTGATGGTTTGGGCATAAGGATAACGCCGAAAGGTGTGGTAAGTTTTCAATACCGATACCGCATTAATGGGGGCCAACACCGACTCGGAATAGGCCGCTACCCGGGTGTCTCATTACGAGATGCGCGAATAAAAGTTGGTGAGTACAAGAAGCTTTTGTCTTTAGGCGTCGATCCTAAGCATCATGAGTTCACAAAACAGACAAGGCCAACGGTCCATGATTGCATAAAGTATTGGTACGAAAACTATGTTCAACTGTCACTAAAAGAAAGCACAGCAGAGGTATATGAACGAATAGTTTTGAATGAAATGGAGGGGGTTTTCGAGGGAATACCAATTGAACATATTCAGGTAAGCAAGTGGGTGAATTTTTTTACCGAGCAGGAAAAACTTAACCCGCTAAAAGCCAGAAAACTTTTAGTTCATCTCCGGGGGGCTGTTGCATGGTGCACAAGGAGGCAATTTATCGAAGATTCTTCTCTTCTGCGGCTTAATCCTAAAGAGTTCGGAAAGAACCCGAAAGTTGGTGATACTGTATTAACATACAGACAATTAGCCAAGATATGGGTTGAGAACGAAAAGACGACGGCAACTACTTCTACAAAGCGGCTTGTTAAAGCCCTAATACTTTATGGCGCAAGAAATACCGAACTAAGAGAATCGGAAAAAGGAGAGTATGATTTCGAAGAAAAAATCTGGACTCTTCCAGCTGGAAGAAGTAAAACCGACAAGATAATTAGAAGACCAATTTTCAAACATATTCAACCGCTATTGGAAGATGCTATCGAATCTGGTGATGGAGTCCTTTTTCATGGTGCATATGACAAAACTGTACCATTAAGCATTGGATCATCTACTAGGTATATTCGGTTATTACGTGACTTGGTTGGTTTCGGAGAGTTCACTGGACATGACTTTCGCAGAACTATGGCTACTCGATTAGCTGAGGAAGGAATAGCGCCCCATGTCATTGAAAAAATGTTGGGGCACGATCTTGGCGGGGTTCTCGCTGTCTATAACAAACACGATTGGTTAGCAGAACAACGTGAGGCTTATGAGTTATATGCAGAGAGAATTTTCGAACATATAAAACTTATCTCTGATTGA
- a CDS encoding ParE family toxin-like protein — protein MTLTALKAPEWVIAQAAMRLTQYRKHRIFPRRMHRTGFLSLKVNRRWRLLSRNGGKDWQLMSHEKYNGVKDGK, from the coding sequence ATGACGCTCACCGCGCTGAAAGCGCCTGAATGGGTGATCGCCCAGGCGGCAATGCGGTTAACGCAGTACCGGAAGCACCGCATCTTCCCCCGCCGCATGCATCGCACCGGCTTTCTGAGCCTGAAGGTTAACCGGCGCTGGCGGCTCCTGTCCCGTAACGGTGGGAAAGACTGGCAGTTAATGAGTCACGAAAAATACAACGGCGTTAAGGACGGAAAGTAA
- a CDS encoding phage antirepressor protein, translating to MKNEITFSPPPFGGAVSTQSIDSQKLLQMVNDARKECGEKPIRNNDFVARIKDELEGETYEIFVGQKNGAEIEIVDMQIKQALRVAARESKAVRRSLVDKLEDMQSPAPVDAMRLLSDPVTLRGLLMNFSEDNQRLTGENQQLNATVESLERHFTKGMTIPAFCKGLNGVNVSKMMWWAFEREWVYNEQRDPEKDPRWRVASYARDKYLTEDKTQVTPHGMETFTRFSPVLLEKGCHRLYQLYMKGELPMKKSWNGEYSHDKAIYTPEAK from the coding sequence ATGAAAAATGAAATTACTTTTTCTCCCCCACCGTTCGGCGGTGCTGTATCCACTCAGTCCATCGACAGCCAGAAGCTGCTGCAAATGGTTAATGACGCCCGGAAAGAATGCGGTGAAAAGCCGATCCGTAATAACGACTTTGTGGCACGTATCAAGGATGAGCTTGAGGGGGAGACCTACGAAATTTTCGTAGGTCAAAAAAACGGCGCTGAAATCGAAATTGTCGATATGCAGATTAAGCAGGCTCTCCGCGTGGCGGCGCGTGAGTCCAAAGCTGTACGCCGGTCACTGGTCGATAAGCTGGAAGATATGCAGAGTCCGGCACCTGTTGATGCCATGCGCCTTCTTAGTGACCCGGTCACTTTGCGTGGTCTGTTGATGAATTTCTCAGAGGATAATCAGCGCCTGACCGGAGAAAATCAGCAACTCAATGCCACGGTTGAGAGTCTGGAGAGACACTTTACCAAAGGCATGACGATCCCCGCCTTTTGCAAAGGGCTGAACGGCGTCAACGTCAGCAAAATGATGTGGTGGGCCTTCGAACGTGAATGGGTTTACAACGAGCAGCGTGATCCAGAAAAAGACCCACGCTGGCGCGTTGCCAGCTATGCCCGCGACAAATACCTGACCGAAGATAAAACTCAGGTTACCCCGCACGGCATGGAAACATTTACCCGCTTCTCCCCTGTTCTCCTGGAGAAAGGCTGCCACCGCCTCTATCAACTGTACATGAAAGGCGAACTGCCAATGAAGAAGTCATGGAACGGCGAGTACAGCCACGACAAAGCCATTTACACACCGGAGGCAAAATAA